A region from the Lolium perenne isolate Kyuss_39 chromosome 4, Kyuss_2.0, whole genome shotgun sequence genome encodes:
- the LOC139838841 gene encoding uncharacterized protein, which translates to MRKLGPRYAGPFLILERVGTLAYRLQLPTGSRIHDVFHVGLLKPYHGEPPAAPPALPPIADGRLLPSPAKVLRAQLRRGIWYLLVQWEGLPEEEATWEKREEFSHHYPDYQLEDELFAQAGRDVMTGIGYVRRGPNHGPN; encoded by the coding sequence ATGCGCAAGCTTGGACCTCGCTACGCTGGCCCCTTCCTCATCTTGGAGCGTGTGGGCACACTTGCATATCGCCTTCAGCTGCCAACGGGCTCCCGCATCCATGATGTCTTTCATGTGGGTCTGCTGAAGCCTTACCATGGGGAGCCGCCAGCAGCGCCACCAGCGTTACCGCCGATCGCCGATGGTCGTCTTCTTCCGAGCCCGGCGAAGGTGTTACGTGCTCAGCTCCGTCGCGGCATTTGGTACTTGCTGGTGCAGTGGGAAGGCCTTCCAGAGGAGGAGGCTACTTGGGAGAAGCGCGAGGAGTTCAGCCATCACTACCCCGACtaccagctcgaggacgagctgtttgcacaggcggggagagatgttatgacCGGTATTGGTTATGTTAGGAGGGGGCCCAACCATGGGCCCAACTAG